Proteins encoded together in one Sinorhizobium meliloti window:
- a CDS encoding autotransporter assembly complex protein TamA, translating into MSPPRSSIAHWKTATALTIVASAVLGPVSVEQAHAFKIFGMRFFESAEEEVQVIDPVRYTLTFEPGTDDEELREALENGSRLVQDQEEPVSGDLGLAIKARDDRDRLLAVLYEKARYGGTVSILVNGQDIDSLPPDPAFPDGQPVPVVVRVAPGPAFTLGSVRLEGDAARLDPAAYDLKRGARADSTLIIKAGEQIVNDLKEQSRPLAKLAERSVVADHATSTVDVTIRADGGPVAPVGDLTVSGARTVDPDFVKDYSRLNHGRPYSPENIRKAAERLRQLNVFSSVTINEADGLAPDGTIPMNIQVSEGKHRYFGFGGQVSTTDGLGLQGYWGHRNLFGRAESLRIEGSVDRLGETTDVAGLDYSAGILFAKPGAFGPASTFTASVKAAIVDPDAYSAKTVTAAAGAAFELSPEDTFSVGAEVGWADVDDAFGSNSYITAALPFEYVRDARDDKLNPTEGYRALINAKPSYEIEGKTFFSSFEASASGYYAFGTEKRFVLAGKLGAGVLVGGDELSDIPATRRFFLGGGGSVRGYSYQEISPRDADDELTGGRSYVSGSLEARIAVTDTIGIVPFIDAGTVSENTAPNFSDIRAGAGIGLRYATPFGPIRLDFAVPLNKYPGGTTYGIYAGIGQSF; encoded by the coding sequence ATGTCTCCACCACGATCGAGTATTGCGCACTGGAAGACAGCGACCGCGCTCACAATCGTGGCATCGGCCGTGCTCGGCCCGGTTTCCGTCGAGCAGGCCCACGCGTTCAAGATTTTCGGCATGCGGTTTTTCGAAAGCGCGGAAGAAGAAGTTCAGGTCATAGACCCGGTTCGCTATACGCTGACTTTCGAGCCGGGAACGGATGACGAGGAGCTCCGGGAGGCGCTGGAAAACGGCTCGCGGCTCGTTCAGGATCAGGAAGAACCGGTCTCGGGCGATCTTGGCCTGGCGATCAAGGCGCGCGACGACCGCGATCGGCTCCTCGCCGTCCTCTACGAAAAGGCGCGTTACGGCGGCACCGTCAGCATTCTGGTCAACGGCCAGGACATCGATAGCCTCCCCCCGGACCCGGCTTTCCCCGACGGCCAGCCCGTACCGGTCGTGGTTCGCGTTGCTCCCGGGCCGGCATTCACGCTGGGCTCGGTCAGGCTCGAGGGGGACGCCGCGCGGCTCGACCCAGCCGCCTACGACCTCAAGCGTGGCGCCCGCGCCGACTCGACCTTGATCATCAAGGCGGGCGAGCAGATCGTGAACGATCTCAAGGAACAGAGCAGGCCGCTGGCCAAGCTCGCCGAGCGCAGCGTCGTTGCCGATCACGCGACTTCCACGGTCGATGTAACGATCCGCGCCGATGGCGGGCCGGTCGCGCCCGTCGGCGACCTGACCGTCAGCGGCGCCAGAACGGTCGACCCGGATTTCGTCAAGGATTATTCCCGCCTGAACCACGGCCGCCCATATTCGCCGGAGAATATTCGCAAGGCCGCCGAGCGGCTGCGGCAGTTGAACGTGTTTTCCAGCGTCACCATCAACGAAGCCGACGGGCTCGCGCCCGACGGCACGATCCCGATGAACATCCAGGTGTCCGAAGGCAAGCACCGCTATTTCGGTTTCGGCGGACAGGTCTCGACCACGGATGGCCTTGGACTTCAGGGCTATTGGGGACACCGCAATCTCTTCGGACGCGCAGAATCGCTTCGGATCGAAGGCTCGGTCGACCGCCTTGGCGAGACCACGGATGTCGCCGGACTCGATTATTCGGCCGGCATTCTCTTTGCGAAACCCGGCGCCTTCGGACCGGCATCGACCTTTACCGCAAGCGTCAAGGCGGCAATCGTCGATCCGGACGCCTATAGTGCCAAAACGGTTACCGCGGCGGCTGGCGCCGCTTTCGAGCTTTCGCCCGAAGACACGTTCTCCGTCGGCGCGGAAGTGGGCTGGGCGGATGTCGACGACGCTTTCGGTTCGAATTCCTATATCACCGCCGCCCTCCCGTTCGAATATGTCCGCGACGCACGCGACGATAAGCTGAACCCGACGGAGGGTTACCGGGCGCTGATCAATGCCAAACCGAGCTACGAAATCGAAGGAAAGACCTTTTTCAGCTCCTTCGAAGCTTCCGCGTCCGGCTATTACGCGTTTGGAACGGAAAAGCGCTTCGTGCTGGCCGGCAAGCTCGGCGCCGGCGTGCTCGTCGGTGGCGACGAACTCTCCGATATTCCCGCGACCCGGCGGTTTTTCCTCGGCGGTGGCGGGTCGGTGCGCGGCTATTCCTATCAGGAGATCAGCCCCCGCGACGCCGATGACGAACTGACCGGCGGACGCTCCTATGTGAGCGGCTCCCTCGAAGCCCGCATCGCCGTCACCGATACGATCGGCATCGTGCCGTTCATCGACGCCGGCACCGTTTCGGAAAACACGGCGCCCAATTTCTCCGACATCCGGGCCGGCGCGGGCATCGGTCTGCGCTATGCGACGCCCTTCGGCCCGATCCGGCTCGACTTCGCCGTGCCGCTCAACAAATATCCGGGGGGCACCACTTACGGAATCTATGCCGGTATCGGCCAGTCCTTCTAA